A genomic window from Lasioglossum baleicum chromosome 7, iyLasBale1, whole genome shotgun sequence includes:
- the LOC143210564 gene encoding uncharacterized protein LOC143210564 isoform X2, with translation MEPKVPLWIPLIASIVAVTNAAFAHAPAADITRTVSADKGGRDNRDHEVNAHEEHGPGDRYNRQSYKDGSIVSKYDSLGPNLSGRGHRNGPNGGVKGAGGDSDDYTHDYNHDYRHSHGYRSYHRHSDGGKDGDDGYHGHYRVQFGQDHEGKDDGDRGVDQDDYKQSDYHYNNGFEIHFGDGGKENDRQGSEPSNKQGLNDEYNKGVDNHGPDHHYAYTEGGGNHGKDYPNFGDDRHYRHHKRDHDHWNYRYGVVHSDH, from the exons ATGGAGCCCAAG GTCCCGCTTTGGATTCCGCTGATCGCGTCGATTGTCGCGGTGACGAACGCCGCGTTCGCACATGCACCGGCTGCTGACATAACGAGGACGGTTTCGGCAGATAAAGGCGGCCGTGATAACAGGGATCACGAAGTTAATGCGCACGAGGAACACGGTCCCGGGGACAGATACAATCGTCAGAGTTACAAAGATG GAAGTATTGTCTCGAAGTATGATTCCTTGGGACCGAACCTGAGCGGAAGAGGTCATCGAAATGGTCCGAATGGAGGCGTGAAAGGTGCCGGAGGCGACTCTGATGACTACACTCACGACTACAATCATGATTACCGTCACAGTCACGGCTATCGTAGTTATCACCGTCATTCCGATGGCGGCAAGGACGGAGACGATGGTTATCACGGCCACTATCGTGTTCAATTCGGACAGGATCACGAGGGAAAAGACGACGGAGATCGCGGAGTTGATCAGGACGATTACAAACAGTCCGATTACCATTATAACAATGGATTCGAAATTCATTTTGGAGATGGTGGAAAAGAGAATGACAGGCAGGGCAGCGAGCCCAGTAATAAACAGGGTCTTAACGACGAGTATAATAAAGGTGTCGATAACCACGGACCCGATCATCATTACGCGTACACAGAGGGCGGTGGTAACCACGGGAAAGATTACCCTAACTTCGGGGATGATCGTCATTATCGTCACCATAAGCGAGACCATGATCACTGGAACTATCGTTACGGGGTTGTTCATAGTGACCACTAA
- the LOC143210564 gene encoding uncharacterized protein LOC143210564 isoform X1, producing MEPKVPLWIPLIASIVAVTNAAFAHAPAADITRTVSADKGGRDNRDHEVNAHEEHGPGDRYNRQSYKDGNAFGSIVSKYDSLGPNLSGRGHRNGPNGGVKGAGGDSDDYTHDYNHDYRHSHGYRSYHRHSDGGKDGDDGYHGHYRVQFGQDHEGKDDGDRGVDQDDYKQSDYHYNNGFEIHFGDGGKENDRQGSEPSNKQGLNDEYNKGVDNHGPDHHYAYTEGGGNHGKDYPNFGDDRHYRHHKRDHDHWNYRYGVVHSDH from the exons ATGGAGCCCAAG GTCCCGCTTTGGATTCCGCTGATCGCGTCGATTGTCGCGGTGACGAACGCCGCGTTCGCACATGCACCGGCTGCTGACATAACGAGGACGGTTTCGGCAGATAAAGGCGGCCGTGATAACAGGGATCACGAAGTTAATGCGCACGAGGAACACGGTCCCGGGGACAGATACAATCGTCAGAGTTACAAAGATGGTAACGCGTTTG GAAGTATTGTCTCGAAGTATGATTCCTTGGGACCGAACCTGAGCGGAAGAGGTCATCGAAATGGTCCGAATGGAGGCGTGAAAGGTGCCGGAGGCGACTCTGATGACTACACTCACGACTACAATCATGATTACCGTCACAGTCACGGCTATCGTAGTTATCACCGTCATTCCGATGGCGGCAAGGACGGAGACGATGGTTATCACGGCCACTATCGTGTTCAATTCGGACAGGATCACGAGGGAAAAGACGACGGAGATCGCGGAGTTGATCAGGACGATTACAAACAGTCCGATTACCATTATAACAATGGATTCGAAATTCATTTTGGAGATGGTGGAAAAGAGAATGACAGGCAGGGCAGCGAGCCCAGTAATAAACAGGGTCTTAACGACGAGTATAATAAAGGTGTCGATAACCACGGACCCGATCATCATTACGCGTACACAGAGGGCGGTGGTAACCACGGGAAAGATTACCCTAACTTCGGGGATGATCGTCATTATCGTCACCATAAGCGAGACCATGATCACTGGAACTATCGTTACGGGGTTGTTCATAGTGACCACTAA
- the LOC143210355 gene encoding uncharacterized protein LOC143210355 produces MGEMRFKVAIALIVTLAVVDRSRAGVIAPEEDVFDGQQVSLDETAEQHQLSLASSYVQFHGPVEGPEYQVKVPQQHDDGNHLHGQGHDYTVDYVAHPKYEFSYAVEDHHTGDFHTQKESRDGSSVSGEYSVKEPGGQVRVVRYRADKDGFHAVVHTSGENDHTSVVHDGQGQTQVHDHQPVQHQEQDVHDYATSYVNQHAY; encoded by the exons ATGGGAGAGATGAGATTCAAG GTCGCGATCGCCTTGATCGTCACGTTGGCAGTGGTTGATCGATCGCGTGCCGGCGTGATAGCCCCGGAAGAAGATGTTTTCGACGGACAACAGGTCTCGTTGGACGAGACAGCGGAGCAACATCAGCTCTCGCTCGCCAGCTCTTACGTGCAATTTCACGGACCCGTCGAGGGGCCCGAGTACCAGGTGAAAGTGCCGCAGCAGCACGACGACGGGAACCATCTGCACGGCCAGGGTCACGACTACACGGTGGACTACGTGGCGCATCCGAAATACGAGTTCTCGTACGCCGTTGAGGACCACCATACCGGCGACTTCCACACCCAAAAGGAGTCCAGAGACG GAAGCAGCGTGTCCGGGGAGTACAGCGTGAAGGAGCCAGGCGGCCAGGTTCGGGTCGTCAGATACCGAGCCGACAAGGACGGATTTCATGCTGTGGTGCACACTTCCGGTGAGAACGATCACACAAGCGTCGTTCACGATGGTCAAGGCCAGACTCAGGTTCACGATCATCAACCGGTACAGCACCAGGAACAAGATGTCCACGATTACGCCACGTCCTACGTCAACCAGCACGCATACTGA